A genomic window from Arthrobacter sp. FW305-BF8 includes:
- a CDS encoding M24 family metallopeptidase: protein MNAGQVGQALAARPDWESPAGSTAPGTPADRAIKRRRVLDILEAAERDSLLLTSNTALTWYLDGSRMHISLAGDPIAALLVDRTGDRLITFNNEAERLAAEELPPGVELHTVPWHGQLADAAGALAGPGEPLAENAVAAELRAARQPMLPGESARYAQLCADAAGAMTDVLSRARPNTTEFEVASALAAQIVAAGAEPLVLLCNGSSRSAFRHPLATHSPLGRRAMAVVCARRHGLVANVTRWVRFDAGTPDELDAEKRIAAVEADIFAATVPGARLGGIFAEIQAAYARHGFGTDQWMLHHQGGPAGYSGRDPRATAATDDVVVPNQAFTWNPSGPGVKIEDTVQLTAAGTRVLTLDPRWPASDINGLPRPLTLQL, encoded by the coding sequence TGCAGGCAGCACCGCCCCCGGGACGCCGGCGGACCGTGCGATAAAGCGGCGGCGGGTGCTGGACATTCTCGAGGCCGCGGAACGCGACTCGCTCCTCCTCACCAGCAACACCGCCCTCACGTGGTACCTGGACGGCAGCCGGATGCACATCAGCCTGGCGGGCGACCCGATCGCGGCGCTCCTCGTGGACCGGACCGGCGACCGCCTCATCACCTTCAACAATGAGGCGGAACGGCTCGCCGCCGAAGAGCTGCCACCCGGCGTCGAACTTCACACGGTTCCCTGGCACGGACAGCTCGCGGACGCCGCCGGTGCACTGGCCGGACCCGGAGAGCCGCTGGCAGAGAATGCCGTGGCCGCGGAATTGCGGGCAGCCCGGCAGCCCATGCTGCCCGGCGAGAGTGCCCGCTACGCGCAGCTGTGCGCGGATGCCGCAGGCGCCATGACCGACGTCCTGTCCCGGGCAAGGCCGAACACTACCGAGTTCGAGGTCGCCTCCGCGCTTGCCGCGCAGATCGTCGCGGCGGGCGCGGAGCCCCTGGTCCTGCTCTGCAACGGCAGCTCGCGCAGCGCGTTCCGGCACCCGCTGGCCACCCACTCGCCCCTGGGCCGCCGCGCCATGGCCGTGGTCTGCGCCCGGCGGCACGGCCTGGTGGCCAACGTGACCAGGTGGGTGAGGTTCGACGCCGGCACCCCCGACGAGCTGGACGCCGAGAAACGCATCGCGGCGGTTGAGGCGGACATCTTCGCTGCCACGGTTCCGGGCGCCCGGCTCGGCGGCATCTTCGCCGAGATCCAGGCCGCCTACGCCCGGCACGGCTTCGGCACCGACCAGTGGATGCTGCACCACCAGGGCGGACCCGCCGGCTACTCAGGCCGCGATCCGCGCGCCACCGCCGCCACGGACGACGTTGTGGTGCCCAACCAGGCCTTCACCTGGAATCCGTCCGGCCCGGGCGTCAAGATCGAGGACACGGTCCAGCTGACGGCAGCGGGAACCCGCGTCCTGACGCTCGACCCGCGGTGGCCGGCGTCGGACATCAACGGACTCCCCCGCCCGCTGACGCTCCAGCTGTAG